In a single window of the Manis pentadactyla isolate mManPen7 chromosome 15 unlocalized genomic scaffold, mManPen7.hap1 SUPER_15_unloc_1, whole genome shotgun sequence genome:
- the LOC130682305 gene encoding ral-GDS-related protein-like, whose translation MGSQDRHAGSGRGRGRGLDRQGSAQRPGPHKGGPGGQCGWKDQASHSATPRPYPSCRMGQARRPAWEPEHVPCAIDASQLSSTLVGQVLHHLVQEEHLGPTVAELEEPRQTQLAPETRGGPASSPEPVQELPETPVLERRPVSPASAPAEPEDVPAVASAQGPGPELEPHEPSGLGPRALAGMAPGVAEPGPGPEPTGPCAASPWDIPGLVSGPELEPRESSGAGPVSPAGMAQGLAEPEVVLEPTSPCAVSTRDLPRERVRTILAFAPRLVAEQLTLMCAELYSRVECGECKVYVERQPLREAIVLLAPNILNVIRQFGTTFHWVISSCLRAPSRMAQDRARVVEFWIQVAKECLALRNFESFRAIIFALQRPPVRRLESTWAHVSCEDPGDRPPVRAGDGVASAAGLGPVAEQRRLVPWVL comes from the exons atggggtcccaggacagacacgcagggtcaggaagggggaggggcaggggcctggacaggcaggggagtgcacagcggccaggcccacacaagggtggacccggagggcagtgtggctggaaagaccaggcttctcactcggCCACCCCCAGGCCTTACCCCAGCTGCAGGATGGGACAGGCTAGGCGccctgcctgggagcccgagcatgtgccctgcGCCATCGATGccagccagctttcatccaccctggtgggccaagtcctccaccacttggtccaggaggagcacctggggcccacggtggcagagctggaag aaccacggcagacgcagctggctccagagacacggggagggccggcTTCTTCGCCTGAGCcggtccaggagctccctgagacccctgtgctggagcgacggccggtgtcacctgcttccgcccctgcagagccggaggatgtcccagcagtggcctcagcccaggggccaggccctgagctggagccccatgagccctcgggcctggggcccagggcacttgctggaatggcaccaggtgtggcagagccaggtccagGTCCAGAGCCCACCGGCCCCTGTGCTGcgagcccctgggacatcccaggactggtctcaggccccgagctggagccccgTGAGTCCTCGGGTGCGGGGCCCGTGTCAcctgcaggaatggcacagggcctggcagagccagaggtggtcctggagcccaccagcccctgtgccgtgAGCACCCGGGATTTGCCGAGGGAGAGGGTGCGGACCATCCTGGCGTTTGCCCCAcgcctggtggccgagcagctgaccctgatgTGTGCG GAGCTGTACAGTAGGGTTGAATGTGGTGAATGCAAGGTCTACGTAGAGAGACAACCACTGAGGGAAGCCATTGTGCTCCTGGCCCCCAACATCCTTAACGTCATCAGGCAGTTTGGTACCACGTTTCATTGGGTCATCTCCTCCTGCCTGAGGGCCCCAAGCAGgatggcccaggacagggcccgagtggtggaattctggatccaggtggccaAG gagtgtctGGCTCTCAGAAATTTCGAGTCCTTCCGTGCCATCATCTTCGCCCTGCAGCGCCCTCCTGTACGTCGCCTGGAGAGCACCTGGGCacatgtttcctg tgaggacccaggggACAGACCCCCGGTCAGGGCTGGGGATGGCGTGGCGTCGGCAGCAGGGTTGGGGCCCGTGGCTGAGCAACGTCGGCTTGTCCCCTGGGTCCTCTGA
- the LOC130682274 gene encoding zinc finger protein 709-like, which yields MWPTTFRRQMITHTGDVPYRGKECGKGFSCSASLQTHETAHTGEKPYQCKQRGKLFRYPQTLQTHERTHTGEKPYECKLCTKAFICVSSLRKHQRTRTGEKPYQCEECGKAFSVLSSLRVHGISHTGHGPYKCKQCEEAFTSPSAFRVHGRSHSGENPYECELCGKAYKYYHSLQTHERSHTGEKPYECKECGKAFRYSQSVRYQEMTHTGEKPYECKQCRKAFRYYQSWQAPCKDSM from the coding sequence ATGTGGCCCACGACCTTTCGAAGACAGATGATAACACACACGGGAGATGTTCCGTACAGGggtaaggaatgtgggaagggCTTTAGTTGTTCTGCTTCATTGCAAACACATGAAACAgctcacactggagagaaaccctatcaGTGTAAACAGCGTGGAAAACTCTTTCGATATCCTCAAACCTTACAAACACATGAAAGGACTCACACGGGAGAGAAACCATATGAATGTAAGCTGTGTACCAAAGCTTTCATTTGTGTCAGTTCTCTTAGAAAACATCAAAGAACTCGTACAGGGGAAAAACCTTATCAGTGTGAGGAATGTGGGAAAGCGTTTAGTGTTCTCTCAAGCCTTCGAGTCCACGGGATCAGTCACACTGGACATGGACCTTATAAATGTAAGCAGTGTGAGGAAGCATTCACTTCTCCCAGTGCATTTCGAGTACATGGAAGGAGTCACAGTGGAGAAAATCCCTATGAATGTGAACTATGTGGAAAAGCCTACAAATATTACCATTCCCTACAAACACATGAAAGAagtcatactggagagaaaccatatGAATGCAAGGAATGTGGGAAAGCTTTTAGATATTCCCAATCTGTTCGATACCAGGAGATgactcacactggagagaaaccctatgaatgtaaacAATGTAGAAAAGCCTTCAGGTATTATCAAAGTTGGCAAGCCCCATGTAAGGACTCAATGTAA
- the LOC130682306 gene encoding ral-GDS-related protein-like has protein sequence MRSCCAEPSEGVGVREAERKSLPARCGRWLRDHLRLCLCVPRSPEREPEPSVHGTEVPKRRAPRTGVRRKGRKHTGRVEPAPNTSRSAPEATLPPEDADQPTTGQRLPRSQPGSITGDTLTASSCNGGHDKGPEEDLRKPYPSCRMGQARRPAWEPEHVPCAIDASQLSSTLARGIRPAVTLSLCPAPEPRQTQLAPETWGGPASSPEPVQELPETPVLERRPVSPASAPAEPEDVPAVASAQGPGPELEPHEPSGLGPRALAGMAPGVAEPGPGPEPTGPCAASPWDIPGLVSGPELEPRESSGAGPVSPAGMAQGLAEPEVVLEPTSPCAVSTRDLPRERVRTILAFAPRLVAEQLTLMCAELYSRVECGECKVYVERQPLREAIVLLAPNILNVIRQFGTTFHWVISSCLRAPSRMAQDRARVVEFWIQVAKECLALRNFESFRAIIFALQRPPVRRLESTWAHVSWKSSWIYKKLKKRNKGLKGKQLLKEARAMLRRWPPSPRASQDMKTQGMIPPLGLILYEALEKQQEHHVDVTDFLEEIVIYRFLARQYDLEPKEHFLSFFQRLKLLREEQSYGLSYHLEPPGQRAGRKGLLKFFRSLKI, from the exons cgtgaacctgagccatctgtccatgggactgaggtccccaagcgcagggctccccggacaggcgtgaggaggaaggggagaaagcacACGGGACGAGTGGAAccagctccaaacaccagccggagcgctcccgaggccaccctccctcccgaggACGCTGACCAGCCCaccacgggccagcggctcccccg gtcacaGCCGGGAAGCATCACGGGTGATACCCTCACGGCCTCCTCATGTAATGGGGGGCATGACAAGGGGCCAGAGGAGGATCTGAGAAA GCCTTACCCCAGCTGCAGGATGGGACAGGCTAGGCGccctgcctgggagcccgagcatgtgccctgcGCCATCGATGccagccagctttcatccaccctg GcgcggggaatcaggcccgcggtgaccctttctctgtgtcctgctccagaaccacggcagacgcagctggctccagagacatggGGAGGGCCGGCTTCGTCGCCtgagcccgtccaggagctccctgagacccctgtgctggagcgacggccggtgtcacctgcttccgcccctgcagagccggaggatgtcccagcagtggcctcagcccaggggccaggccctgagctggagccccatgagccctcgggcctggggcccagggcacttgctggaatggcaccaggtgtggcagagccaggtccagGTCCAGAGCCCACCGGCCCCTGTGCTGcgagcccctgggacatcccaggactggtctcaggccccgagctggagccccgTGAGTCCTCGGGTGCGGGGCCCGTGTCAcctgcaggaatggcacagggcctggcagagccagaggtggtcctggagcccaccagcccctgtgccgtgAGCACCCGGGATTTGCCGAGGGAGAGGGTGCGGACCATCCTGGCGTTTGCCCCAcgcctggtggccgagcagctgaccctgatgTGTGCG GAGCTGTACAGTAGGGTTGAATGTGGTGAATGCAAGGTCTACGTAGAGAGACAACCACTGAGGGAAGCCATTGTGCTCCTGGCCCCCAACATCCTTAACGTCATCAGGCAGTTTGGTACCACGTTTCATTGGGTCATCTCCTCCTGCCTGAGGGCCCCGAGCAGgatggcccaggacagggcccgagtggtggaattctggatccaggtggccaAG gagtgtctGGCTCTCAGAAATTTCGAGTCCTTCCGTGCCATCATCTTCGCCCTGCAGCGCCCTCCTGTACGTCGCCTGGAGAGCACCTGGGCacatgtttcctg GAAGAGCTCCTGGAtctacaaaaaacttaaaaagaggaACAAGGGGCTTAAAGGGAAGCAGCTCCTCAAG GAGGCGAGGGCCATGTTGAGGCGATGGCCGCCGTCCCCCAGGGCATCCCAGGATATGAAGACGCAG GGCATGATCCCGCCGCTCGGACTGATCCTGTACGAAGCCTTAGAGAAACAACAGGAACATCATGTGGAC gtcactGACTTCCTAGAGGAGATCGTCATATACAGGTTCCTGGCCAGGCAGTATGACCTGGAGCCCAAGGAGCACTTCCTGTCCTTTTTCCAGAGACTGAAGCTCCTGcgtgaggagcagag ctacggCCTGTCCTACCACCTGGAGCCCCCAGGTCAGAGGGCAGGCAGAAAAGGACTGTTAAAGTTCTTCAGGTCCCTCAAGATTTAA